A stretch of Acropora palmata chromosome 9, jaAcrPala1.3, whole genome shotgun sequence DNA encodes these proteins:
- the LOC141892919 gene encoding histone-lysine N-methyltransferase 2B-like isoform X2 gives MARMKFPGINKSRSMPTNKKKFNMLGWKRNKKATEKKEGSVVKPVLISLRKYREIFGDSDEEEVDFYGFQAEELGLKAYRSFTVKKYLDGNERENYGKDGVRDIQSSNSISHSLKLSQESPHRKRESKERESKKSASPASENIYAKQYKKRESYERRFARPLVKDVFEKSCLPPNLKSTTKVKANFVPRVPKPAELFIGRNIKVFERNLFPCPKVEMKTAIPKAKQLLAKAKKGQRIRVQNSSINKGMGEVRSRSGRVVKTKKMDYDDVTSPKFKRIREEPRSLSGKFVNRGRKRPLQEADANHPSSKIIRVSDVKIDKVGSSVDQGISVQTPGCGIDRPVAEEAEGIKFSFTNGSIEDLSRNGNHSLPKKALSKNAKRIKNSSDSMDHYHLARLSSGKRKAWQARTSNLNDETSSLESIKDKRQTDSKENSQSLKRSERIKIKREKLVMEDQFSDTSSISDVSSVSSDVGKKKTPLLTNKPTFRSRRLNKLQQRMENIEMGDDSHLNNNNLGDLNEGVTVEKGHDGSDSERTIHCLSQHLSHEVNRISINAEDEQQSNQLPGKEKKKKMINKNAPMTRVQVLKKECELPSSSEDEESNKPLSELKKEITKPDKEPADRVVKKVIKVVRKIKTKNGETKMKVVKIIKKVAVRKKTACEVVTGRRRIRCGLCKGCKVVDDCGTCRWCKDKPKFGGPGTSKQSCVKRKCIDPQPPKPKGIGTHRKTEKGARPKMAPKRDVNLKEKTSLTKKKHNLGLPVKKGNKHATKKPTLPLSGKRQALLDDKSLVKLPWSDNSTEEEIWKEGFAVCFTAGIPSVIKELCFLCGSKGNEKMFFCRVCAEPFHGFCLDETPVDESTWCCDNCSSCSVCGYQDKLLMCDRCQRGYHVECLGPFYPTEPEGEDDVWVCGRCVQCKNCGRRTPGDKPDAMWMLEFTHCQDCGRQREQRNFCPLCDKCYSDEDFESKMVHCVDCGHWVHAECQGITVDQYECLADLPEDIQFICRQCQSGQETLPWYKELMEEMEAGYERVLGEIKTSKVYEQFGPYFQQFQMDNGHPKDLDGIMEKVKDWNYITVESFCEEVQGLLDKLYGLIQGNTELMKQWTSIYVTFCKEVALMFPWHKLKGSQQREDQSVVTPNGFLGTVIHYDTWDHSYAHIEGRQENWNSLLGTKTQRVSIKTMPSCLEVNDNNNKMDTDLEQVENHERAQIEEPLETEDAFNQVAAEADARKCLLCGIAGDAESSGAGRLLCCGLDEWVHINCGLWSAEVFEDDEGRLQNVQVALSRGKQMRCEHCSEGGATVGCCEPRCPMNYHFMCARNAGAQFQDDKRVYCAQHSFRANKELLMVSDDFCVERRVCIDMSKIRATKKWSRGFQPESIKLVQGSLTMDSIGNLSECSDNKETLYPINYRTSRLYWSIKDPTKRCRYYCTVKEKKSVKVNVKKAHQDYKDLNDQEHAHKVISHEELNRKEKSTKSMTSSRGDVKRTPYFHPSSKTHDYLNTSYGKQLKKIAPHPGPSFMNHSPFPGVIYTDNSGAIGSSSHFPKLRKILPAPHKSLLHLPSPTNSPKKMLQHITQQASQIPALFNSAYPDPMPISVSNPVQNPAVSPSSSSPTSATSPTPPRNRKTPLGVKRTMSFEETIPQTVRQLNCDHEVVTKAAGAELSNSPVKEKPKSWLSKERERDGVAKGEELDVTFVITSEEGLRIEADTCDAGWKQVFVMVQEARIDRHMKLVPFAGVNGKAMFGVRQESVVSMLEQLPGAHQLKQYSFKYNPPFDITSLEGTAEQILKENPHGCARAEVFFRTKKYDMFAFLASPHRVAPQLEESTEDQENSEQTRDRLLTVKRPTSLDLPMAMRYRQLKQCSFNKDTVAVYRSPIHGRGLFCTRNIAAGEMVIEYSGMLVRSVLTDKRETYYESKGIGCYMFRVDGTYVVDATMCGNAARFINHSCESNCYSRVVNIDGQKKILIFAARSISRGEELTYDYKFPIEDEKLPCLCNSKHCRKYLN, from the exons AATTCAATCAGTCATTCACTAAAATTATCTCAAGAATCGCCTCATCGTAAACGTGAATCTAAGGAGAGGGAAAGCAAGAAATCTGCTTCACCAGCAAGTGAAAACATCTACGCTAAACAgtacaaaaaaagagaatcGTACGAGAGACGATTCGCGCGTCCTTTGGTAAAAGATGTATTCGAAAAGTCTTGTTTACCTCCAAACCTTAAATCAACTACAAAGGTTAAAGCGAATTTCGTGCCTCGGGTGCCAAAACCTGCCGAACTATTTATTGGGAGAAATATCAAGGTTTTCGAGAGGAATTTATTTCCTTGTCCTAAAGTCGAGATGAAAACAGCCATTCCAAAGGCCAAGCAGTTGTTAGCCAAAGCCAAGAAAGGGCAGAGGATTCGCGTTCAAAACAGTTCGATTAACAAAGGAATGGGAGAAGTACGATCGCGCTCCGGGCGAGtagtaaaaactaaaaaaatggATTATGATGATGTGACAtcgccaaaattcaaaagaatcaGAGAAGAACCTCGATCGTTATCCGGTAAATTCGTTAACCGAGGAAGAAAGAGACCTTTGCAAGAAGCTGATGCTAATCATCCCTCAAGTAAAATCATCCGAGTATCTGACGTGAAAATCGATAAAGTGGGTTCATCAGTTGATCAAGGAATCTCCGTGCAAACTCCAG GATGTGGGATTGATCGACCTGTAGCTGAAGAAGCTGAG GGCATTAAATTTAGCTTCACCAATGGTTCAATTGAAGACCTATCAAGAAATGGAAATCACTCCCTTCCCAAGAAAGCTCTGAGTAAAAATGCTAAACGGATAAAGAATTCTTCTGATTCAATGGATCATTATCATTTGGCAAGATTGTCAAGTGGAAAACGTAAAGCATGGCAAGCTAGGActtcaaatttaaatgatGAGACATCAAGTTTGGAATCCATTAAGGATAAAAGGCAAACAGACAGCAAGGAAAACTCTCAGTCTCTGAAAAGATCagaaagaattaaaattaaacGGGAAAAACTAGTGATGGAAGATCAATTTAGTGACACCTCTTCGATTTCAGATGTTTCTTCTGTCAGTAGTGATGTTGGCAAGAAAAAGACTCCTTTGTTGACCAACAAACCCACATTTAGGTCAAGGCGTCTTAATAAATTGCAACAAAGGATGGAAAATATTGAGATGGGAGATGATAGTCATTTGAATAACAACAATTTGGGAGACTTAAACGAAGGAGTTACTGTGGAGAAGGGTCATGACGGTTCTGACAGTGAGAGAACCATTCACTGTTTGTCTCAACATCTGAGTCACGAGGTAAACAGGATCTCTATAAATGCTGAAGATGAACAACAAAGCAATCAATTGccagggaaagaaaaaaagaaaaaaatgattaacaAAAATGCTCCCATGACTAGAGTACAGGTTTTAAAAAAGGAATGTGAATTACCAAGTTCAAGTGAGGATGAGGAGAGCAATAAACCACTTTCAGAactcaaaaaagaaattacgAAACCTGATAAAGAACCTGCAGAtagagtggtgaaaaaagtgATAAAAGTTGTgaggaaaattaaaacaaaaaatggagAAACCAAGATGAAAGTAGTGAAAATCATCAAGAAGGTTGCAGTGAGAAAGAAGACAGCTTGTGAAGTGGTGACTGGGCGTCGACGTATTCGATGTGGGCTGTGTAAGGGCTGCAAAGTGGTGGATGATTGTGGTACCTGTAGATGGTGCAA AGACAAGCCCAAATTTGGTGGACCAGGCACTAGCAAACAATCCTGTGT AAAGCGCAAGTGCATCGACCCTCAACCACCGAAACCAAAGGGCATTGGAACACACAGGAAGACTGAGAAAG gagcTAGACCAAAGATGGCCCCCAAAAGAGACGTGAATCTCAAGGAGAAAACTTCTCTAAccaagaaaaaacataacctGGGGCTGCCTGTCAAGAAAGGTAACAAACATGCAACAAAGAAACCCACTCTGCCCCTCTCTGGAAAACGGCAAGCTTTACTGGATGACAAAAGCCTTGTAAAACTTCCTTGGAGT GATAACAGTACTGAAGAAGAGATTTGGAAGGAAGGTTTTGCAGTTTGTTTTACAGCTGGCATTCCTAGTGTCATCAAGGAACTGTGCTTTCTCTGTGGCAGCAAAGGGAATGAAAAG ATGTTTTTCTGTAGAGTATGCGCTGAGCCTTTTCATGGATTTTGTCTTGATGAGACACCCGTCGATGAGAGTACATGGTGTTGTGATAATTGCAGTAGTTGTTCAGTTTGTGGATATCAAGACAAG cttctTATGTGTGATCGTTGCCAGCGTGGTTATCATGTTGAATGTTTGGGCCCTTTTTACCCCACAGAACCTGAGGGTGAAGATGATGTCTGG GTATGTGGTCGTTGTGTTCAGTGCAAAAATTGTGGTAGGAGAACTCCTGGTGAT AAGCCTGATGCCATGTGGATGCTTGAATTCACACATTGTCAAGATTGTGGTCGTCAGCGAGAACAGAGAAACTTCTGCCCTCTTTGTGATAAGTGCTATTCAGATGAAGACTTCGAATCGAAAATGGTGCACTGTGTTGATTGTGGCCACTGGGTTCATGCAGAATGCCAAGGAATAACTGTTGATCAGTATGAGTGTTTAGCAGACTTGCCTGAAGATATACAGTTTATTTGTCGGCAGTGTCAGTCAGGGCAGGAGACTTTGCCCTGGTACAAAGAACTTATGGAGGAAATGGAAGCTGGTTATGAACGG GTCTTAGGTGAGATTAAAACATCCAAGGTTTATGAACAGTTTGGACCTTATTTCCAACAG TTTCAAATGGATAATGGACATCCCAAAGACCTGGATGGAATAATGGAAAAAGTGAAAGATTGGAATTACATCACTGTG GAAAGTTTTTGTGAGGAAGTGCAAGGTCTTCTTGACAAGTTATATGGATTGATACAAGGCAACACTGAACTGATGAAACAATGGACTTCAATTTATGTGACTTTCTGCAAA GAAGTTGCACTGATGTTTCCATGGCACAAACTGAAGGGAAGTCAGCAGCGTGAAGACCAATCAGTTGTCACTCCTAA TGGCTTTCTTGGAACAGTTATTCATTATGATACGTGGGATCATTCTTATGCTCACATAGAAGGAAGGCAAGAAAATTGGAACTCCTTACTGGGGACGAAAACCCAAAGAGTCTCAATCAAAACCATGCCCTCGTGTCTGGAGGTTAACG ACAACAATAACAAGATGGACACTGATCTTGAACAAGTAGAGAACCATGAAAGAGCTCAAATTGAAGAACCATTGGAAACAGAAGATGCATTTAATCAGGTTGCTGCTGAG GCCGATGCAAGGAAGTGTCTCCTATGTGGCATAGCCGGAGATGCAGAGTCCTCAGGTGCTGGTCGTCTTCTCTGCTGTGGTTTGGATGAGTGGGTTCATATTAACTGCGGTTTGTGGTCAGCTGAAGTGTTTGAAGACGATGAAGGCCGATTACAGAATGTTCAAGTGGCTTTGTCAAGAGGCAAACAAATG AGATGTGAACACTGCAGTGAAGGTGGAGCTACTGTTGGCTGCTGCGAGCCGCGGTGTCCAATGAACTATCACTTCATGTGCGCAAGGAACGCTGGTGCACAGTTCCAAGATGACAAGAGGGTATACTGTGCTCAGCATTCTTTCAGAGCAAACAAGGAG TTGCTGATGGTGAGTGACGATTTTTGCGTAGAGCGCCGTGTTTGTATTGACATGAGCAAAATTCGAGCGACGAAGAAGTGGTCGAGAGGCTTTCAACCAGAATCGATAAAACTTGTGCAAG GTTCCCTTACAATGGACAGCATTGGTAACCTGAGTGAGTGTTCTGACAACAAAGAGACTTTGTATCCTATTAATTACAG AACGAGTCGCTTGTATTGGAGTATAAAAGATCCAACCAAGAGGTGTCGCTATTACTGCactgtgaaagaaaagaaatcagtgaAAGTGAACGTAAAGAAAGCTCACCAGGACTACAAGGATTTGAATGATCAAGAACACGCTCACAAAGTTATTTCGCATGAGGAGctaaacaggaaagaaaaatcaacGAAAAGCATGACATCTTCGCGCGGAGATGTGAAACGCACACCTTATTTTCATCCAAGTAGTAAAACCCACGATTATTTAAACACTTCTTATGGAAAGCAactcaaaaaaattgcacctcATCCTGGACCGTCGTTTATGAATCACAGCCCTTTTCCTGGGGTTATTTATACAGACAATTCAGGAGCTATCGGTTCAAGCAGTCACTTTCCAAAACTTAGGAAAATTCTACCTGCTCCTCATAAGTCTCTTTTACATCTGCCGTCACCAACGAACTCTCCGAAAAAAATGCTTCAGCATATTACACAGCAAGCAAGTCAGATACCCGCTCTTTTTAATTCAGCGTATCCTGACCCAATGCCCATTTCAGTATCGAATCCTGTTCAAAACCCCGCTGTCAGTCCTAGTTCCAGTAGCCCCACATCTGCGACATCACCAACACCGCCGAGAAATCGAAAAACACCCCTTGGCGTTAAAAGAACGATGAGCTTTGAAGAGACAATTCCTCAAACAGTAAGACAGTTGAACTGCGACCATGAAGTTGTAACCAAAGCTGCCGGTGCAGAACTTTCTAATTCACCCGTCAAGGAGAAACCCAAGTCTTGGCTttcaaaagagagagaaagggatGGCGTAGCAAAGGGCGAGGAACTTGACGTTACATTTGTGATAACAAGTGAAGAGGGTCTGAGGATAGAGGCTGACACCTGCGACG CTGGTTGGAAGCAAGTATTCGTTATGGTTCAGGAAGCTAGGATTGATCGTCACATGAAGTTAGTCCCGTTTGCAG GTGTGAACGGAAAGGCAATGTTTGGAGTGCGTCAG GAATCTGTCGTCTCCATGTTAGAGCAGTTACCAGGCGCTCATCAGTTGAAGCAGTACTCTTTCAAATACAACCCACCATTTGATATCACCAGTTTGGAAGGAACTGCTGAACAG attctGAAAGAAAATCCACATGGCTGCGCAAGAGCGGAGGTGTTTTTCAG GACCAAGAAGTACGATATGTTTGCATTTCTAGCTTCACCTCACCGCGTGGCACCGCAACTGGAAGAAAGCACAGAAGATCAAGAGAATTCAGAACAAACCAGAGACCGACTGCTTACTGTAAA ACGACCAACAAGTCTTGATCTTCCAATGGCGATGAGGTACCGACAACTTAAACAGTGTTCGTTTAACAAAGACACCGTAGCTGTTTACAG GTCCCCTATCCATGGTCGTGGGTTGTTTTGTACTCGCAACATCGCTGCTGGTGAGATGGTGATCGAGTATTCTGGAATGTTGGTGCGCTCAGTTCTCACGGACAAGCGCGAAACGTATTACGAAAGCAAG GGCATCGGTTGTTACATGTTTCGTGTTGATGGAACTTACGTTGTTGATGCTACAATGTGCGGGAACGCAGCTCGATTCATCAATCACTCTTGCGAG TCAAACTGTTATTCACGCGTTGTCAATATTGATGGtcaaaagaaaattctcaTCTTCGCAGCTAGAAG